The Helicobacter pylori genome includes a window with the following:
- a CDS encoding pyridoxal-phosphate-dependent aminotransferase family protein, whose product MLLFTPGPVAISEEMRSSFSQPMPHHRTKDFEKIFQSVRENLKKMTGLEEVLLLSSSGTGAMEASVVSLCQKELLFVNAGKFGERFGKIAKAHSIKAHELVYEWDTPAQVDGILNALKANPNIDAFCIQACESSGGLRHPVEKIAQAIKETNPNVFVIVDAITALGVEPLEITHVDALIGGSQKAFMLPPAMSLVALSQKAIERIEERNVGFYFNLKSELKNQRDNTTSYTAPILHTLGLQRYFELVQNLGGFEVLYQETKRVALATQKAVLALGLKIFPKSPSLSMTTIINEHAKELKNLLKEKYQVQFAGGQEPYKDALIRINHMGIIPVYKSAYALNALELALNDLNLREFDGVANTTFLKQYYEI is encoded by the coding sequence ATGTTGCTTTTCACTCCAGGCCCTGTAGCCATTAGCGAAGAGATGCGCTCAAGCTTTTCTCAGCCAATGCCCCACCACCGCACCAAAGATTTTGAAAAGATTTTCCAAAGCGTGCGAGAAAATTTAAAAAAAATGACCGGTTTAGAAGAAGTTTTGCTTTTAAGCAGCAGCGGGACGGGGGCTATGGAAGCGAGCGTGGTTTCGTTGTGTCAAAAAGAGTTGCTTTTTGTTAATGCGGGCAAGTTTGGCGAAAGGTTTGGCAAGATCGCTAAAGCCCATTCTATCAAAGCCCATGAATTAGTCTATGAATGGGACACACCGGCCCAAGTGGATGGGATATTAAACGCGCTTAAAGCCAACCCTAACATTGATGCGTTTTGCATTCAAGCATGCGAGTCTAGTGGGGGGTTACGACACCCTGTAGAAAAAATCGCTCAAGCGATCAAAGAAACTAATCCGAATGTTTTTGTGATAGTGGATGCTATCACCGCTTTAGGGGTTGAGCCTTTAGAAATAACGCATGTTGATGCACTCATTGGAGGGAGTCAAAAAGCGTTCATGCTGCCTCCTGCGATGAGCCTAGTCGCATTGAGCCAGAAAGCGATTGAACGCATAGAAGAACGCAATGTGGGGTTTTATTTCAATTTAAAGAGCGAATTGAAAAACCAAAGAGATAACACCACAAGCTACACCGCTCCTATTTTACACACTTTAGGGTTGCAACGCTATTTTGAATTGGTGCAAAATTTAGGGGGCTTTGAAGTGCTCTATCAAGAGACCAAAAGAGTCGCTTTAGCCACTCAAAAAGCCGTTTTAGCTTTAGGTTTAAAGATTTTCCCTAAAAGCCCGAGCTTGAGCATGACAACGATTATTAACGAGCATGCCAAAGAATTAAAAAACCTTTTGAAAGAAAAATATCAGGTGCAATTTGCGGGCGGTCAAGAGCCTTATAAAGACGCGCTCATTCGTATCAACCACATGGGGATCATTCCTGTTTACAAAAGCGCTTACGCTTTGAACGCCCTAGAATTAGCCCTAAACGATTTGAATTTAAGGGAGTTTGATGGCGTGGCGAATACAACCTTTTTGAAGCAATACTATGAAATTTAA
- the rimO gene encoding 30S ribosomal protein S12 methylthiotransferase RimO: MQIKENKQLCLISLGCSKNLVDSEVMLGKLYNYTLTNDAKSADVILINTCGFIESAKQESIQTILNAAKDKKKGAILIASGCLSERYKDEIKELIPEVDIFTGVGDYDKIDILIAKKQNQFSEQVFLSEHYNARIITGSSVHAYVKISEGCNQKCSFCAIPSFKGKLQSRELDSILKEVEDLALKGYKDMTFIAQDSSSFLYDKGQKDGLVQLIRAIDKQQALKSARILYLYPSSTTLELIGAIESSPIFQNYFDMPIQHISDSMLKKMRRNSSQAHHLKLLDAMKQVKESFIRSTIIVGHPEESESEFEELSAFLDEFRFDRLNIFAFSAEENTHAYSLEKVPKKIINARIKALNKIALKHQNHSFKALLNKPIKALVENKEGEYFYKARDLRWAPEVDGEILINDSELTTPLKPGHYTIVPSVFKDNILLAKVLRAF, from the coding sequence ATGCAAATTAAAGAAAACAAACAACTCTGCTTAATTTCATTAGGTTGCTCTAAAAACTTGGTGGATTCAGAGGTGATGTTAGGCAAGCTTTATAATTACACGCTCACTAATGACGCTAAGAGCGCTGATGTGATTTTGATCAACACTTGCGGGTTTATTGAAAGCGCCAAACAAGAGAGCATCCAAACCATTCTCAACGCCGCTAAAGACAAAAAAAAGGGAGCGATTTTGATTGCGAGCGGGTGCTTGAGCGAACGCTATAAAGATGAAATCAAAGAGCTGATCCCTGAAGTGGATATTTTTACCGGCGTGGGGGATTATGACAAAATTGATATTTTGATCGCTAAAAAACAAAACCAATTCAGCGAGCAAGTGTTTTTAAGCGAGCATTATAACGCGCGCATTATCACAGGTTCTAGCGTGCATGCTTATGTTAAAATTTCTGAGGGTTGTAACCAAAAATGCTCTTTTTGTGCTATCCCTAGCTTTAAGGGGAAATTACAAAGCAGGGAATTAGACTCCATTTTAAAAGAAGTGGAAGATCTAGCCCTTAAAGGCTATAAGGATATGACTTTTATCGCTCAAGATTCTAGCTCATTTTTATACGATAAGGGGCAAAAAGACGGCTTGGTCCAGCTCATTAGAGCGATTGACAAACAGCAAGCCTTAAAGAGCGCGCGTATTTTATATCTCTACCCCTCTAGCACCACTTTAGAGCTTATTGGCGCGATTGAAAGTTCGCCCATTTTTCAAAATTATTTTGACATGCCCATCCAGCATATCAGCGACTCCATGCTTAAAAAGATGCGGCGCAACTCCAGCCAAGCGCACCATTTAAAGCTTTTAGATGCCATGAAGCAGGTTAAAGAAAGCTTTATAAGAAGCACGATCATTGTGGGGCATCCGGAAGAAAGTGAGAGCGAGTTTGAAGAATTGAGCGCGTTTTTAGACGAATTCCGGTTTGACAGATTGAATATTTTTGCTTTCAGCGCTGAAGAAAACACGCATGCCTATTCTTTAGAGAAAGTGCCTAAAAAAATCATCAACGCTCGCATCAAAGCCTTGAATAAAATCGCTTTAAAGCACCAAAACCATTCCTTTAAGGCTTTGTTGAATAAGCCCATTAAGGCATTAGTGGAAAATAAAGAGGGCGAATATTTTTACAAAGCAAGGGATTTGAGATGGGCGCCTGAAGTGGATGGGGAAATCTTGATCAACGACAGCGAACTAACCACCCCTTTAAAACCCGGGCATTACACGATTGTGCCTAGCGTGTTTAAAGACAATATCTTGCTCGCTAAGGTTTTAAGGGCTTTTTAA
- a CDS encoding tRNA dihydrouridine synthase: protein MDFKNKKWLFLAPLAGYTDLPFRSMVKKFGVDVTTSEMVSSHSLVYAFDKTSKMLEKSHLEDHFMAQISGSKEGVLKEAVEKINALEHVSGIDFNCGCPAPKVANHGNGSGLLKDLDHLVKLLKIIRENTNKKITSVKVRLGFDQKIPKEIAHALNDAPVDYVVVHGRTRSDKYQKDKIDYESIALMKGILKKPVIANGEIDSVKKAFEVLQITQADGLMIGRAALRAPWIFWQIRNNTTELPAVVKKDLVLEHFDKMVEFYGDRGVIMFRKNLHAYAKGEMQASAFRNCVNTLTEVKSMRESIEEFFNQEMLQSEVPLWVELNQKSV from the coding sequence ATGGACTTTAAGAATAAAAAATGGCTTTTTCTAGCCCCTCTAGCAGGCTATACGGATTTGCCTTTTAGGAGCATGGTGAAAAAATTTGGCGTGGATGTTACCACAAGCGAAATGGTGAGCTCGCATTCGTTAGTGTATGCGTTTGACAAAACTTCTAAAATGTTAGAAAAATCCCATTTAGAAGATCATTTCATGGCGCAAATTTCAGGCTCTAAAGAGGGCGTGCTCAAAGAAGCGGTTGAAAAAATCAACGCTTTAGAGCATGTGAGTGGGATTGATTTTAATTGCGGTTGCCCTGCCCCTAAAGTGGCTAACCATGGTAATGGTAGTGGGCTATTGAAGGATTTAGACCACTTAGTGAAGCTTTTAAAAATCATCAGAGAAAACACCAACAAAAAAATCACAAGCGTGAAAGTGCGTTTAGGCTTTGATCAAAAAATCCCTAAAGAAATCGCTCATGCCTTAAATGATGCGCCGGTGGATTATGTGGTGGTGCATGGGAGGACACGAAGCGACAAATACCAAAAAGACAAAATAGATTATGAAAGCATCGCTTTAATGAAAGGGATTTTAAAAAAGCCTGTGATAGCCAATGGCGAAATTGACAGCGTGAAAAAAGCCTTTGAAGTTTTGCAAATCACGCAAGCTGATGGGCTAATGATAGGGCGAGCGGCCTTAAGAGCCCCATGGATATTTTGGCAAATCAGAAACAACACCACCGAATTGCCTGCAGTCGTGAAAAAAGACCTGGTTTTAGAACATTTTGATAAAATGGTGGAGTTTTATGGGGATAGGGGGGTGATCATGTTTAGGAAAAATTTGCATGCTTACGCCAAGGGCGAAATGCAAGCGAGTGCGTTTCGCAACTGCGTCAATACCCTTACAGAGGTAAAGAGCATGCGAGAGAGCATAGAGGAATTTTTTAATCAAGAAATGTTGCAAAGTGAAGTGCCATTATGGGTAGAATTGAATCAAAAAAGCGTTTGA
- the tilS gene encoding tRNA lysidine(34) synthetase TilS produces MQDFKPYLEPLKEGQNLLGFSGGLDSICLFHLLVGENIAFDIALVDYNTQKQRLKIIQHAQTLAKTHHKKCYIHYAPNIARNFEMQARKVRYDFFETLIKEYSYKHLILAHHLNDRLEWFLMQLSKGAGLNTLLSFQAYEKRESYAIVRPLLYTPKDTLKTLAKDQKFFEDDSNSSLKFKRNFFRKHYANSLMQDYSKGIIQSFKFLDKEKERFYPLIPVSQRHGITFFKHSQNTLFMVDKILKQKGYVLSFSQKEEIKRHFFSLEIAQKFIIESDKEHVFIALKPPKTLSMPKDFKDRARRLNIPKRLRPVLYAEFLKQPTHDFLTHFKESLMDL; encoded by the coding sequence ATGCAAGATTTTAAACCCTATTTAGAGCCTTTAAAAGAGGGTCAAAATTTATTGGGTTTTTCAGGTGGGTTGGATTCTATTTGCTTGTTTCATCTTTTAGTTGGAGAAAACATCGCTTTTGACATCGCTTTAGTGGATTATAACACGCAAAAACAACGCCTTAAAATCATCCAACACGCTCAAACACTCGCAAAAACACACCATAAAAAATGCTACATCCATTACGCTCCAAACATTGCACGCAATTTTGAAATGCAAGCGAGAAAAGTTCGTTATGATTTTTTTGAAACCCTAATCAAAGAGTATTCTTACAAGCATTTGATTTTAGCGCACCACTTGAATGACAGACTGGAATGGTTTTTGATGCAACTAAGCAAAGGCGCCGGACTAAACACGCTTTTAAGCTTTCAAGCCTATGAAAAAAGAGAATCTTATGCGATTGTTCGCCCCTTGCTCTACACCCCTAAAGACACCCTTAAAACGCTCGCTAAAGATCAAAAATTTTTTGAAGATGATTCTAATTCTTCTTTAAAATTCAAACGCAATTTTTTCAGGAAACATTACGCTAACTCCTTGATGCAAGATTATTCTAAGGGCATTATCCAAAGTTTTAAATTTTTGGATAAAGAAAAAGAGCGGTTTTATCCTTTGATTCCCGTTTCACAAAGGCATGGGATCACTTTTTTTAAGCATTCGCAAAACACGCTGTTTATGGTGGATAAAATCTTAAAGCAAAAGGGGTATGTGTTGAGCTTCTCTCAAAAAGAAGAAATCAAACGCCATTTTTTTAGCCTAGAAATCGCTCAAAAATTCATCATTGAAAGCGACAAAGAGCATGTGTTTATCGCTCTTAAACCCCCAAAAACTTTAAGCATGCCAAAGGATTTTAAAGACAGAGCCAGGCGGTTGAATATCCCTAAACGCTTACGGCCTGTTTTATACGCAGAGTTTTTAAAACAACCAACGCATGATTTTTTAACCCATTTTAAAGAGAGTTTAATGGATCTATAA
- a CDS encoding phosphoribosyltransferase: MHYSYETFLKDSLELVKQVEQICNVPEALVCVMRGGMTLAHFLSLHWNLREVYGINAISYDTTNRQNALKIENIPTIKERLKTILVVDEIVDSGNSLEAVLKVLQNKHPDKKFYSASLFQKTSAKYKADAFLKDAPEWIDFFWEVDLKNLKSH; the protein is encoded by the coding sequence ATGCACTATTCTTATGAAACCTTTTTAAAAGACAGTTTGGAATTAGTCAAACAAGTAGAGCAAATTTGCAATGTCCCAGAAGCCCTCGTGTGCGTGATGCGAGGGGGCATGACTTTAGCGCATTTTTTGAGTTTGCACTGGAATTTAAGGGAAGTTTATGGCATCAATGCGATTTCTTATGATACCACCAACCGACAAAACGCTCTCAAAATTGAAAATATCCCCACGATCAAAGAGCGTCTAAAAACCATTCTTGTGGTAGATGAAATCGTAGATAGCGGTAATTCTTTAGAAGCGGTGCTTAAAGTGTTGCAAAATAAACACCCTGATAAAAAGTTTTATAGCGCGAGTTTGTTCCAAAAAACAAGCGCGAAATACAAAGCCGATGCGTTTTTAAAAGACGCTCCTGAATGGATTGATTTCTTTTGGGAAGTGGATTTGAAAAACTTAAAAAGCCATTGA
- a CDS encoding outer membrane beta-barrel protein, which translates to MGRIESKKRLKALVFLASLGVLWGNVAEKTPFFKTKNHIYLGFRLGTGANTRTSMWQQAYKDNPTCPSSVCYGEKLEAHYKGGKNLSYTGQIGDEIAIDKYHILGLRVWGDIEYAKAQLGQKVGGNTLLSQANYNPSAIKTYDTASNAQGSLNLQKTPNPQNFLFNNGHFMAFGLNVNVFVNLPIDTLLKLALKTEKMLFFKIGVFGGGGVEYAILWSPQYKDQNTNQDDKFFAAGGGFFVNFGGSLYIGKRNRFNVGLKIPYYSLSAQSWKNFGSSNVWQQQTIRQNFSVFRNKEVFVSYAFLF; encoded by the coding sequence ATGGGTAGAATTGAATCAAAAAAGCGTTTGAAAGCGCTTGTTTTTTTAGCCAGTTTGGGGGTTTTGTGGGGCAATGTTGCTGAAAAAACGCCTTTTTTTAAAACGAAAAACCACATTTATTTGGGTTTTAGACTAGGCACAGGGGCTAATACGCGCACAAGCATGTGGCAACAAGCCTATAAAGACAACCCCACTTGCCCTAGCAGCGTGTGTTATGGCGAGAAATTAGAAGCCCATTATAAGGGGGGTAAAAACCTGTCTTATACTGGGCAAATAGGCGATGAAATAGCTATTGATAAATACCATATTTTAGGATTAAGGGTGTGGGGGGATATAGAATACGCTAAAGCGCAATTAGGGCAAAAAGTGGGGGGCAATACCCTTTTATCCCAAGCCAATTACAACCCGAGCGCGATTAAAACCTACGATACCGCTTCAAACGCCCAAGGCTCTTTGAATTTGCAAAAAACCCCAAACCCCCAAAACTTCCTTTTCAATAACGGGCATTTCATGGCGTTTGGTTTGAATGTGAATGTGTTTGTTAATCTCCCTATAGACACCCTTTTAAAACTCGCTTTAAAAACAGAAAAAATGCTGTTTTTTAAAATAGGCGTGTTTGGTGGGGGTGGGGTGGAATACGCAATATTGTGGAGTCCTCAATATAAAGATCAAAACACCAATCAAGATGATAAATTTTTTGCAGCGGGTGGGGGGTTTTTTGTGAATTTTGGGGGTTCTTTGTATATAGGCAAGCGCAACCGCTTCAATGTGGGGCTAAAAATCCCTTACTACAGCTTGAGCGCGCAAAGTTGGAAAAACTTTGGCTCTAGCAATGTGTGGCAACAACAAACGATCCGACAAAACTTCAGCGTTTTTAGGAATAAAGAAGTTTTTGTCAGCTACGCGTTCTTGTTTTAG